Part of the Candidatus Fusobacterium pullicola genome is shown below.
TTTAAGAATTTTTCTATTAAAGTTTGACTTCAAACCCTTTTTAAAATAGTATATTTTTTAAAAGCCCAATTATATTTTTTACTGATATTTTTCTCCTTAGCTTAAATATAACTTATCTTTATATGTATATAAGCAATAATAAAAAAAGAAAATACTAAAAAGCCAAATTATTTACTAGTATGACAATTAGTACTCTCTTTTTATATCTCTATTTCTTTCTAGCCTTCAATATTTTTTTGTAAGTTAAAAGAAAGGTAATTGATGCTATAGTTACAGAACTGATATCTGCGATTGGTTCTGCATAATATATTCCTTTTACTCCCATAAAAAATGGTAGTATAATAGCTAATGGAACAAGTAATATTACCTTTCTTAAAAGAGCTATGAAGATTGAGTATTTAGCTTGTCCCAAAGCTAAAAAAGTTCCCTGTATAGCCTGTTGAATCCCAAATATTACCATTCCTAAAATAAATATTGGCATAAACTTCGAAGTTAAATCAAAAAGCTCTCTATGCTCTGTAAAAATCCCCACATATACTCCTGGAAAAATTACTCCAATTCCTCCCATTACTACAGTTACAGTCAAACATACTCCCAACATTCCTTTAAATGTTTGAAGAACCCTTTTTCTATTTCCTGCCCCATAGTTATAACTTATTACTGGTTGTATCCCTTGGGTAATCCCACTCACTGGTACAGTAATCAGCTGTAGAACACTTGTTAAGATAGACATAGAACCCACATAGATATCTCCACCATATTTTTGTAATCCTGAGTTTAAAGTTAATAATACCAAACTCTCTGTACTTTGCATAATAAATGGAGATATTCCCAACATACCCGTTTTCTTTAAAATATCCCTATCAAAGTATAAACTTTTTAACCTCAACTTAATAACACTCTTTTCCGAGATAAGAAAATATACCACCCAAATTGCACTCATTGCTTGAGATATTACTGTCGCTAAAG
Proteins encoded:
- a CDS encoding MATE family efflux transporter; amino-acid sequence: MKNQAEKLEKTPLFKLFLIMAVPSVLAQLINVLYNIVDRIYIGHIKDVGSLALTGVGVTFPIIMVVSAFSAFAGQGGAPLASIELGAKNYNRAEKILGNSAALLIVFSIVLTVFFQIFKTPLLYAFGASDNVIGYAQDYVGLYLYGTIFVMLSLGLNTFISGQGNAKVAMFSVLIGAVTNIILDPIFIFVLGMGVKGAALATVISQAMSAIWVVYFLISEKSVIKLRLKSLYFDRDILKKTGMLGISPFIMQSTESLVLLTLNSGLQKYGGDIYVGSMSILTSVLQLITVPVSGITQGIQPVISYNYGAGNRKRVLQTFKGMLGVCLTVTVVMGGIGVIFPGVYVGIFTEHRELFDLTSKFMPIFILGMVIFGIQQAIQGTFLALGQAKYSIFIALLRKVILLVPLAIILPFFMGVKGIYYAEPIADISSVTIASITFLLTYKKILKARKK